One window of the Halictus rubicundus isolate RS-2024b chromosome 6, iyHalRubi1_principal, whole genome shotgun sequence genome contains the following:
- the LOC143355032 gene encoding methyltransferase-like protein 25B, producing MAALADIRCSCKACTKIRLTIDQIFCVLDVYGWLLNSYVVDFFQEGLWHKLPESWRLSLQDTSSQEFGKWLSGDISCTRVWPLSLIALRQVTNNLQINRNHEDPESVISCKLDNTGKDIDKKKFDEDKVDMSKESSFLDSKLNKLFSKHIKKKKKYEIQEIAQVCANCAYASNCKCIVDIGAGMGHLARTLAFQHGMCVTCIEQDRMLLQQARKWDQELLTSIRKHLPNFCEKCPQHYPAKLELSNLVDSELISHLQDLFENGFNLTKTDTTFGLVGLHPCGDLAPLLLRLYSSRSEAKFICIVGCCYMKLTLKSDIGELKGYPLSQYLISCKNHELTYTSLEVACHAIEKYCDKLKTGDYQDLIVHTYRAALETILIKKNEKLRHSQLRNVKVTRGMTFQQYCTAATSHFEAYLQPEDCDINNSEIASHLNRWQEVLVFGSLRMMLAPLVETVVLLDRFLFLSEKNLSPTLKPIFDSRLSPRNLVLMSKKNNELLS from the exons ATGGCCGCACTCGCAGACATACGGTGTTCGTGTAAAGCTTGCACCAAAATTCGTCTAACTATCGACCAGATATTTTGCGTTTTAGACGTATACGGTTGGCTATTAAATTCTTATGTCGTG gACTTTTTTCAAGAGGGATTATGGCACAAATTGCCCGAAAGTTGGAGACTTTCTTTGCAAGATACATCTTCTCAAGAGTTCGGAAAGTGGCTGTCGGGAGACATCTCGTG CACACGTGTATGGCCTTTGTCGTTAATAGCGCTTCGACAAGTAACTAACAATTTGCAAATTAATAGAAATCATGAAGATCCAGAGAGCGTTATATCTTGCAAATTGGataatacaggaaaggatattgataaaaaaaaatttgatgaaGACAAAGTGGATATGTCAAAAGAATCCAGTTTCCTAGATAGTAAATTGAATAAGCTATTCTCAAAgcatataaaaaagaaaaagaagtatGAGATACAAGAAATAGCTCAA GTATGTGCAAACTGTGCTTACGCTTCTAATTGTAAATGTATTGTTGATATTGGAGCTGGAATGGGTCACTTGGCTCGTACCTTAGCATTTCAGCATGGAATGTGCGTTACTTGCATAGAACAAGATCGTATGCTACTGCAACAAGCTAG GAAATGGGATCAAGAATTGTTGACGTCCATAAGAAAGCATTTACCTAATTTCTGTGAGAAATGTCCACAGCATTATCCAGCCAAATTGGAATTATCAAATTTAGTTGATTCAGAACTGATTAGTCACTTACAAGATTTATTTGAAAATGGGTTTAACTTAACCAAGACGGATACTACGTTTGGTCTTGTAGGACTGCATCCTTGTGGCGACTTAGCCCCTTTATTGTTGCGATTATATTCCTCCAGAAGCGAAGCCAAATTTATTTGTATCGTAGGATGTTGTTACATGAAATTAACTCTAAA ATCAGATATAGGTGAATTAAAGGGTTATCCGCTTAGTCAGTACCTGATATCATGCAAAAATCATGAGTTGACTTATACGTCGTTAGAAGTGGCATGTCATGCCATTGAAAAATACTGTGATAAATTGAAGACTGGAGATTATCAAGATTTAATA GTGCACACTTACAGAGCAGCCTTAGAAACTATTTTAatcaagaaaaatgaaaaattgcgaCACAGTCAATTGAGAAATGTCAAAGTAACAAGAGGCATGACATTTCAACA GTACTGCACTGCAGCAACGTCGCATTTCGAGGCTTATTTACAACCAGAAGACTGCGATATTAATAATTCCGAGATTGCCAGCCATTTGAATCGCTGGCAGGAGGTTCTAGTCTTTGGATCATTACGAATGATGTTGGCGCCATTAGTGGAGACCGTTGTACTGCTCGATAGATTCTTATTTCTATCTGAAAAGAATTTATCTCCAACATTAAAGCCCATATTCGACAGTAGATTGTCACCGCGGAATTTAGTGTTGATGTCtaagaaaaataatgaattaCTCAGTTAA